Proteins encoded by one window of Engraulis encrasicolus isolate BLACKSEA-1 chromosome 23, IST_EnEncr_1.0, whole genome shotgun sequence:
- the fgf1a gene encoding putative fibroblast growth factor 1, whose amino-acid sequence MLTRLYSMNGGYHLRLVEDGTVEGSRLEDDIYSVLELKAVSAGVVVIRGVEAGLYLSMGRDGRLLGSASVTDESHFLESMEENHYNTYESQLYRGWYVGIKKNGKTKNGSRTHIGQKAIFFLPRRVQDSPNEEMFIFAQK is encoded by the exons atgctGACACGGCTTTACAGTATGAACGGCGGGTATCACCTTCGCCTTGTGGAGGATGGAACTGTTGAAGGCAGCAGGCTTGAAGATGATATCTATA GTGTGCTGGAACTGAAGGCAGTCAGTGCGGGCGTTGTGGTCATAAGAGGTGTGGAGGCTGGACTGTATCTCTCCATGGGGAGAGATGGCAGGCTGCTTGGGTCG GCCTCTGTCACTGATGAGAGCCACTTCCTGGAGAGTATGGAGGAGAACCACTACAACACATACGAGTCCCAGCTGTACAGAGGCTGGTACGTCGGGATCAAGAAGAATGGCAAGACCAAGAATGGCTCTCGAACGCATATTGGTCAGAAAGCCATATTCTTCCTCCCTCGGAGAGTGCAAGATTCCCCCAATGAGGAAATGTTTATTTTTGCACagaaatga